The following are from one region of the Aspergillus chevalieri M1 DNA, chromosome 1, nearly complete sequence genome:
- a CDS encoding uncharacterized protein (COG:S;~EggNog:ENOG410PPK9) yields MHKPSLGQIVYNAIFPRPRTSDPSSWSAHITRNLVPEVRIETSTFYGSLDCIEAQYPGLDYSYGPHRMRLGRFPWHRRLFRTFDELRLTEAEISSLCRWEGTKSARERYEKEAGIKVQDTTANGVRPASPRPLPSIEVHYEDDTESAEDIESITESQNDIIITDTETTGVIDDRGVDCPVSHHMSEDDSSDEEMESCGVELNHRLLAATAAREQGVNVPLDEDWEQWLKEAGERGSYANMINAIRANQPLRFVTYIPHSPLPHSSRTGVAATSAPYPGSYILSDPSDRSILRRTSVHPRAR; encoded by the coding sequence ATGCATAAACCATCCCTTGGCCAGATCGTCTACAACGCGATCTTCCCTCGTCCTCGCACCAGTGATCCTTCTTCATGGTCGGCGCACATAACTCGCAACCTAGTTCCCGAAGTCCGTATCGAAACTTCCACTTTTTACGGTTCGTTGGATTGCATTGAGGCCCAGTACCCGGGGTTGGATTATTCATATGGCCCCCATCGCATGCGCCTGGGTCGATTTCCCTGGCACCGCAGGTTGTTCCGGACTTTCGACGAGCTTCGTTTGACGGAAGCTGAGATCTCTTCTTTGTGTCGCTGGGAGGGCACCAAATCCGCGCGCGAGCGTTATGAGAAGGAAGCAGGGATCAAGGTTCAAGATACCACGGCCAACGGTGTTCGACCCGCGTCGCCCCGTCCCCTCCCATCCATCGAAGTTCATTACGAAGACGATACAGAATCCGCCGAGGACATTGAATCAATCACCGAATCCCAAAATGATATTATCATCACCGACACTGAGACCACCGGTGTGATCGACGATCGAGGGGTGGATTGTCCTGTGTCGCATCATATGTCAGAGGACGATTCCAGCGACGAGGAGATGGAGAGCTGCGGCGTGGAATTGAACCATCGTCTTTTGGCAGCGACGGCAGCGCGAGAACAAGGAGTCAATGTCCCGCTCGATGAAGACTGGGAGCAATGGCTGAAAGAAGCCGGCGAACGCGGTAGCTACGCCAACATGATCAACGCGATTCGTGCAAATCAACCACTGAGATTTGTGACTTATATCCCTCATTCTCCGCTGCCCCATTCAAGTCGGACCGGTGTCGCCGCGACATCAGCTCCATATCCGGGATCCTACATCCTTTCAGACCCGTCAGATCGATCAATCCTTCGACGTACCTCCGTGCACCCTCGAGCGCGGTGA
- the NGG1 gene encoding histone acetyltransferase NGG1 (BUSCO:EOG09261EMF;~COG:B;~EggNog:ENOG410PFND;~InterPro:IPR019340;~PFAM:PF10198) has translation MAPATKGKGKGRETRPSRSRNTTPSSSFSAGPTASAPTPTYYVDSDLSKLLIPSSQYAEILERMGGVGPIPDSKSLESLVEELKNLAQMADTRGDVCNAGIRELSQKRKDVPEEPEPMDRDSGERTRMKREVDDDEDLPIKSGKLKKRKERGGSAKEERPLNHGAHEVARQDGAETKIEGAASPASKRSKNAASEGSPLSPASRTSPEHAATTTAEALAGAGSPGSEHSADSHQREPAPTVPQVQVFGPNPIKFDDPTIYHIREVTPEMSDDAKKEIYSVAVFPRSDLSHLMAGTPPDKDFSNAKPANQVSANTFQAYIEPFVRPLMEEDIAWLKEKGDRVTPFIMPPRGKKQYKDIWAEEDGSMNIDRANGDSDRLPLNQGRGSIDQVTDETAETDQVSVGPMVSRLYSLLRYEHRAPADENLTNGVNGEPSTNGALNGGDSMDLDNLAPEQSENKPLPSATSFPDASPTGFKVPAAKLDHAQLDERLKAELRHVGFIGPDDNPDYDAHYDDDIAQRLRLLQGELKKQIIINNARKARILDIARERMAHQEYTTIHDDLDTQVQQAYLKRSRTLGKSKKGSQAKNRPGAGGAHIGAARPAIGDAARTLMDRRKRWEDCIGPVFQDCKTSVPGAGETVFEPGVMAEFEKAEAEGWDEEQE, from the exons ATGGCGCCCGCGACTAAAGGCAAAGGCAAAGGTCGCGAAACACGCCCCTCGCGAAGTCGCAACACGACCCCAAGCTCCAGTTTTAGCGCTGGTCCAACCGCGTCGGCTCCTACACCTACCTACTACGTCGACAGCGACCTCTCCAAACTACTCATACCGTCGTCGCAATATGCGGAGATCCTCGAGCGGATGGGTGGAGTCGGCCCCATCCCCGACTCCAAGTCGCTAGAATCCTTGGTGGAAGAACTCAAAAATCTCGCACAAATGGCCGATACACGCGGAGACGTTTGCAATGCTGGTATCCGAGAACTGTCTCAGAAACGAAAGGATGTGCCGGAAGAACCCGAACCAATGGATCGCGATTCCGGAGAACGTACGAGGATGAAGCGCGAGgtggatgacgatgaggatttACCGATAAAAAGTGGGAAATTGAAGAAGCGAAAGGAGCGTGGAGGCAGCGCAAAGGAAGAACGTCCATTAAATCATGGTGCGCATGAGGTCGCTCGTCAGGATGGTGCTGAGACCAAGATTGAGGGTG CGGCCTCTCCGGCCTCGAAGAGATCCAAGAATGCGGCTTCAGAGGGCTCCCCTCTTTCCCCTGCTTCAAGAACGTCCCCTGAACACGCTGCGACGACCACCGCGGAAGCTCTCGCGGGAGCCGGCTCGCCTGGCTCTGAGCACAGCGCAGACTCACATCAGCGCGAACCAGCACCGACAGTCCCCCAGGTCCAGGTCTTCGGTCCGAATCCGATCAAATTCGACGATCcgaccatataccatatccGTGAGGTAACGCCTGAGATGTCGGACGATGCGAAGAAGGAGATATACTCGGTTGCTGTTTTCCCTCGGAGTGATTTAAGCCATCTGATGGCCGGCACTCCGCCAGACAAAGATTTTAGCAATGCTAAGCCGGCCAACCAAGTTAGCGCGAACACTTTCCAGGCGTATATCGAACCTTTTGTGCGCCCATTAATGGAAGAGGACATTGCTTGGCTCAAGGAGAAG GGCGATCGTGTAACTCCTTTTATCATGCCCCCACGTGGAAAGAAACAGTATAAGGATATCTGGGCTGAAGAGGACGGATCAATGAACATCGACAGGGCTAACGGCGATAGTGACCGTCTCCCACTGAACCAAGGCCGCGGCAGCATCGACCAGGTTACAGATGAGACTGCGGAAACTGATCAGGTATCGGTTGGCCCAATGGTCAGCCGTCTCTATTCGCTTCTACGATATGAGCACCGCGCTCCGGCCGACGAAAATCTCACGAATGGTGTCAATGGGGAACCCTCCACCAATGGCGCGCTAAACGGCGGCGATTCAATGGACCTCGATAACCTAGCCCCTGAACAATCCGAGAACAAACCCCTACCTTCAGCAACCTCTTTCCCCGACGCATCACCAACGGGCTTTAAAGTCCCGGCAGCGAAACTAGACCACGCCCAACTCGACGAACGCCTCAAAGCAGAACTACGCCATGTCGGCTTCATCGGGCCCGACGACAACCCCGACTACGACGCCCACTACGACGACGACATAGCCCaacgcctccgcctcctccaaGGTGAACTCAAGAAACAAATCATAATCAATAACGCCCGCAAAGCCCGCATCCTCGACATCGCCCGCGAACGCATGGCCCACCAAGAATACACCACCATCCACGACGACCTCGACACCCAGGTCCAGCAAGCATACCTGAAGCGCAGCCGCACACTCGGCAAGAGCAAAAAGGGCTCACAGGCTAAAAACCGGCCTGGTGCCGGTGGCGCGCACATCGGCGCTGCGCGCCCTGCCATCGGTGATGCAGCGCGGACGCTTATGGATCGGAGAAAGCGGTGGGAGGATTGCATTGGGCCTGTTTTCCAGGATTGTAAGACGAGTGTTCCCGGTGCTGGGGAGACTGTTTTTGAGCCGGGGGTTATGGCGGAGTTTGAGAAGGCGGAGGCTGAGGGGTGGGATGAGGAGCAGGAGTAA
- a CDS encoding uncharacterized protein (COG:Z;~EggNog:ENOG410PJ27;~InterPro:IPR010414,IPR008999;~PFAM:PF06229) translates to MVKPLTFKGDKPKKRKHRTDDSSTSTPKPPKIARDSEQGPEDAEEDTEDQSWVSADTPSDLAGPIVLVLPSEKPTCIASDANGKVFASELENLIEGDPATAEPHDVRQVWVATRVAGTEGFSFKGHHGRYLSCDNHGIPSATSSAISHRESFLVIPSPDLPGTFALQTHGGDRESFLSISESDSGHKGGGVDIRGDTTTLSFETTIRIRMQARFKPRIKANKESKAMEKISRKELEGIVGRRLEDSEVKRLRRARREGNFHEEVLDVRVRGKHDKFA, encoded by the exons ATGGTCAAACCACTAACCTTCAAAGGCGATAAGCCCAAAAAGCGCAAGCACCGCACCGACgactcctccacctccacccccaaaccGCCCAAGATCGCAAGGGACTCTGAACAAGGCCCCGAAGATGCGGAAGAAGACACAGAAGACCAAAGCTGGGTTTCAGCAGACACGCCCTCTGACCTCGCCGGTCCGATTGTCCTAGTATTACCATCTGAGAAGCCTACATGTATCGCCAGCGATGCGAATGGAAAAGTTTTCGCCAGTGAATTGGAGAATTTGATCGAGGGCGATCCGGCGACGGCGGAACCGCATGATGTGCGACAGGTCTGGGTTGCGACGAGAGTCGCAGGGACGGAGGGGTTTAGCTTCAAGGGGCATCATGGAAG ATACCTAAGCTGCGACAACCACGGCATTCCCAGCGCAACATCCTCCGCCATCTCCCACCGCGAAtccttcctcgtcatccCCTCTCCTGACCTCCCCGGTACATTCGCACTACAAACGCACGGCGGTGATAGAGAGTCCTTCCTCTCGATTAGCGAAAGCGACTCCGGACATAAAGGTGGCGGTGTCGACATCCGCGGCGACACGACCACGCTCTCCTTCGAAACAACGATCCGCATCCGGATGCAGGCGCGCTTTAAACCGCGCATTAAGGCGAACAAGGAGAGTAAGGCAATGGAGAAAATTAGTCGGAAGGAGTTAGAGGGGATTGTGGGGAGGAGGTTGGAGGATTCGGAGGTGAAGAGGTtgaggagggcgaggagggagGGGAATTTCCATGAAGAGGTGTTGGATGTTAGGGTGAGGGGCAAGCATGATAAGTTTGCTTGA
- the NPR2 gene encoding nitrogen permease regulating protein NPR2 (BUSCO:EOG09262H34;~COG:P;~EggNog:ENOG410PHY7;~InterPro:IPR009348;~PFAM:PF06218;~TransMembrane:1 (i235-254o)), with translation MIKAIFYSKFDTQEGPKVVHQVPDGAIVPSANAPSQPLFLTFSDISFFVIPRQELCGNLIQVCTNGHRILGYPICIKSQRYDRNEFIFNFCVVLAEEEDFSTYKSVVQKLADLMRELEEQSGFLSRDHSKNGEGKVYSLCETLMEDLNNYCESMIPIDDLNTLNIKLFPVYPAPPSVKAWQVPLFTVRYQAFMDENWDLTMQRVVPYINGVNSVRIISILADTDFSLTCRAIKHLLYYGCLLLLDIFTFSAIYAPTAQFSSSIGSEENMQRECARYVNTLFAPQLAPSPTTPGQAPAAPWSSARSDITGRPSSSDTTASATGTVVTGGGGGGPFLDPDEVWPPMGDDAQPPSDPNDPSTTTESAIDRSQQHQVVDGVAIVELYASLKQGQSVKQWYAQHSRQLAYIDIRRFITFGIIKGFLYRVHKYAYATGFPKHSHHHNHHHHHHLPSTGTNSGFSSRGPGTGANTPSIYATSAGDSEPLIGRRSDEYQYGTSAQGNRSFTYEEGEEEEDFIDDKSLSRYLDGMHCFDQICTELEVGEKVLMARLKRYPGEVLIIHR, from the exons ATGATCAAAGCCATCTTCTACAGCAAATTCGATACCCAGGAGG GGCCCAAGGTCGTCCACCAAGTCCCCGATGGCGCCATCGTCCCCTCCGCGAACGCGCCCTCGCAACCCCTCTTTCTGACCTTCTCCGATATCTCCTTCTTCGTGATCCCACGCCAGGAACTCTGCGGAAACTTGATCCAGGTCTGCACGAACGGCCACCGCATCTTGGGCTATCCTATCTGCATCAAGTCGCAGCGATATGACCGCAATGAATTCATCTTCAACTTCTGTGTGGTGCtcgcggaggaggaggatttcAGTACGTACAAGAGCGTGGTGCAGAAATTAGCAGATTTGATGCGGGAATTGGAGGAGCAGAGTGGATTTTTGTCAAGGGATCATTCGAAGAATGGAGAAGGAAAGGTTTATAGCTTGTGTGAGACTTTGATGGAGGATTTGAATAATTATTGCGAGAGTATGATTCCGATTG ACGATTTGAATACGCTGAATATCAAATTGTTCCCGGTTTATCCTGCTCCTCCGTCGGTTAAGGCGTGGCAGGTCCCCCTGTTTACCGTGCGGTATCAAGCGTTCATGGACGAGAATTGGGATCTTACCATGCAGCGC GTCGTTCCTTATATCAACGGTGTGAACAGCGTCCGCATCATCTCCATTCTTGCCGACACAGACTTCTCCCTCACCTGTCGCGCAATCAAACACTTACTCTACTACGGCTGCCTCCTACTCCTCGACATCTTCACCTTCTCCGCCATATACGCCCCGACGGCACAGTTCAGCTCCAGTATCGGCTCCGAGGAAAATATGCAGCGCGAATGTGCACGCTACGTGAACACCCTCTTCGCACCACAATTAGCACCCTCCCCAACAACACCAGGCCAAGCACCCGCAGCCCCCTGGTCCAGCGCTCGCAGCGACATCACCGGGCGACCAAGCAGCTCAGACACCACAGCCAGTGCAACAGGAACCGTCGTcaccggcggcggcggtggaggaCCATTCCTCGACCCCGACGAAGTCTGGCCACCCATGGGCGACGATGCCCAACCGCCCAGCGATCCCAACGATCCATCCACTACCACAGAGAGCGCAATAGACAGATCACAACAGCACCAGGTCGTCGACGGCGTCGCTATCGTCGAGCTCTACGCAAGCCTGAAACAAGGCCAGAGCGTTAAACAATGGTACGCCCAGCACAGCCGGCAACTAGCATACATCGATATACGGCGCTTCATCACCTTTGGAATTATCAAGGGTTTCTTGTACCGCGTCCACAAATACGCGTATGCAACTGGATTCCCGAAGCATTCGCATCATCAcaatcatcaccaccaccaccatctcCCCAGCACCGGCACCAACAGCGGCTTCTCCTCACGAGGCCCAGGAACAGGCGCGAATACACCCAGTATATACGCTACGAGTGCAGGCGATAGCGAACCCCTCATTGGCCGACGAAGCGATGAGTACCAATACGGAACTTCTGCGCAGGGGAATCGGAGTTTCACATACGAAGAgggtgaagaagaggaggatttCATCGATGATAAGAGTTTATCAAGGTATTTGGATGGGATGCATTGTTTTGATCAGATTTGTACGGAGCTGGAGGTTGGTGAGAAGGTGTTGATGGCGAGGTTGAAGAGGTATCCCGGGGAGGTGTTGATTATACATCGGTAA
- a CDS encoding E3 ubiquitin-protein ligase RNF103 (COG:O;~EggNog:ENOG410PM1V;~InterPro:IPR001841,IPR013083;~PFAM:PF17123,PF13923,PF00097,PF13445,PF13639;~TransMembrane:1 (o220-245i)), with amino-acid sequence MSADSLTTAATLFAGPGTTNTTPSTNSSLDFRLVLNGNVQTLSTHNAPENDPIQGLLFVPSLNPHDPCNDIAAPFVPPNVTRKEDVSPFGNHSIALAPWISVECSHSFLKASRHDEPDALIFFLPTQDNKEKPPSPDDPTWVLGDGDEWKNRNEYPVYAIPGPDGATLMQRLSWYSEDTTLTSPHENDSSAVAPHRHYHEDVRLFTFIDLAKNGKKMPSLWGFVLAILGTILVLSMLLLVCYQIVQKRRRRRLRRRIEAGDADLESLGLNQMKVPQEIVDQLPKYTFPDVNAPPEALLPNNTHSHHTKFFSDCHGSITTIEEEPEDRDEIDADHEPHIQRPQPATTTTTTTANTTTTTVNQPISTTLSVDRLSYSQTTCAICLDDYEPGLSIVREMPCGHIFDAHCIDTFLTQNSSLCPLCKKSVLPSGTHPIPVTNIMVQRDYMQRRTR; translated from the exons ATGT CTGCCGATTCCCTCACCACGGCGGCCACGCTCTTTGCGGGCCCTGGGACGACAAATACAACACCATCCACCAAT AGTAGCCTGGATTTTCGTCTCGTGCTGAATGGCAACGTCCAGACGCTCTCCACGCATAACGCTCCGGAAAATGACCCGATCCAGGGATTACTCTTCGTCCCCAGCCTCAACCCCCATGATCCGTGTAACGATATAGCTGCGCCATTTGTCCCTCCCAATGTCACGCGGAAAGAAGACGTCTCGCCGTTTGGAAATCATTCCATCGCCTTGGCGCCATGGATATCCGTCGAATGCTCCCACTCGTTCCTAAAAGCTTCACGGCACGATGAACCCGATGCGTTGATATTCTTCCTGCCTACCCAAGACAATAAAGAGAAACCCCCTTCGCCAGATGATCCGACATGGGTTCTGGGCGACGGCGACGAATGGAAAAATCGAAATGAATATCCGGTATATGCGATTCCAGGACCGGATGGGGCGACGCTGATGCAGAGACTATCCTGGTATTCGGAGGATACGACTTTAACCTCTCCGCACGAAAATGACAGTAGTGCTGTTGCACCGCATCGGCACTATCATGAGGATGTGCGACTCTTTACGTTCATTGACCTGG CCAAAAATGGTAAAAAGATGCCCAGTCTGTGGGGATTTGTCCTCGCTATCCTCGGCACTATATTAGTCCTCAGCATGCTCTTGCTGGTCTGCTATCAGATCGTGCAGAAAAGACGTCGACGACGTCTGCGACGAAGAATCGAAGCTGGCGATGCAGATCTTGAATCCCTTGGTCTTAACCAGATGAAAGTTCCACAAGAGATTGTGGACCAGCTCCCGAAATATACCTTTCCTGATGTCAACGCGCCGCCAGAGGCACTACTACCCAACAACACGCACTCGCACCACACGAAGTTCTTTTCCGACTGCCATGGATCAATAACtaccattgaagaagaaccaGAAGACAGAGATGAGATTGACGCAGATCACGAACCTCATATCCAACGACCACAAcctgccaccaccactactaccaccaccgccaacacAACCACTACAACAGTAAACCAGCCAATATCAACTACACTTTCCGTAGACCGACTCAGCTACTCCCAAACCACATGCGCCATTTGCTTAGATGACTACGAGCCTGGACTGTCGATTGTACGAGAGATGCCGTGCGGGCATATCTTCGATGCACATTGCATCGATACGTTCCTGACGCAGAATAGCAGTCTATGTCCATTATGCAAGAAGAGTGTGCTGCCGTCGGGGACGCATCCTATACCCGTGACGAATATCATGGTTCAACGGGATTATATGCAGCGGAGGACGCGGTAA